From Clostridium cylindrosporum DSM 605, the proteins below share one genomic window:
- a CDS encoding tRNA1(Val) (adenine(37)-N6)-methyltransferase — MLNPGEKIEDLELKGLKIIQNKEWFCFGIDAVLLADFANAKKDSRVVDFGTGTGILPLLMEGRYSPKEIVGVEVQAEVAEMANRSIELNDLQDKIKIINEDIKNYKDIGCNYFDVVVCNPPYKKDNTGIKNPTDKKAISRHEILVNLDEIILSASKVLKSGGKLYMIHRPERLSHILVALNKYKFAPRRIRFIHPNINKKPTMLLIEAVRSGGDFLTIDSPLYVYNEDGSYTDEINRIYGR; from the coding sequence ATGCTAAACCCAGGAGAAAAGATAGAAGATTTAGAACTTAAAGGACTTAAAATAATACAAAATAAAGAGTGGTTTTGTTTTGGAATTGATGCTGTACTTTTAGCAGACTTTGCAAATGCTAAAAAGGATAGTAGAGTAGTTGATTTCGGAACAGGAACAGGAATACTCCCACTTCTTATGGAGGGAAGATACTCTCCAAAGGAGATAGTTGGAGTTGAAGTTCAAGCTGAGGTTGCTGAAATGGCTAATCGTAGCATAGAACTTAATGATCTTCAGGATAAAATTAAGATAATAAATGAGGACATTAAAAACTACAAAGATATAGGATGTAATTACTTCGATGTAGTAGTATGTAATCCTCCATATAAGAAGGATAATACAGGAATTAAAAATCCTACAGATAAAAAGGCAATATCTCGCCATGAGATATTAGTTAATCTTGATGAAATTATACTTTCTGCATCTAAGGTCCTAAAAAGTGGAGGAAAGCTTTACATGATTCATAGACCAGAGAGGCTTTCACATATTCTAGTAGCACTTAATAAATACAAATTTGCACCTAGAAGAATTAGATTTATACATCCAAATATAAATAAGAAGCCTACAATGCTTCTTATTGAGGCTGTACGCAGCGGAGGAGACTTTTTAACTATAGATAGCCCATTATATGTATATAATGAAGATGGAAGCTACACAGATGAAATAAATAGAATTTACGGTAGGTGA
- a CDS encoding TlpA family protein disulfide reductase: MKKLIYMLTAAILSIGFTGCSTSSKIDTKKIEVNKEVNEVKGQDKQEAPKFELLDANGKKQVSTDYLGKVLVVNFFNTWNADSIKEIPEFMKVGNTYKKEGVEILFINSGEKGEDVTQFISDNPIASLNVLLDLNSEVTKKYGVDSSPTTYVIDRDGYIFARFAKTISKDELISTIKSVL, translated from the coding sequence ATGAAAAAACTTATATATATGCTTACAGCAGCAATTTTATCAATCGGATTTACAGGATGTTCAACAAGTAGTAAAATAGACACGAAAAAAATAGAGGTAAATAAAGAGGTTAATGAGGTTAAAGGGCAAGATAAACAGGAGGCTCCGAAATTTGAACTGTTAGATGCAAATGGAAAGAAACAAGTTTCAACAGATTATCTTGGAAAGGTTTTAGTTGTAAACTTTTTCAATACATGGAATGCTGACAGTATAAAGGAAATCCCTGAATTTATGAAGGTAGGAAATACCTATAAAAAAGAGGGTGTTGAAATCTTATTTATTAATTCAGGAGAGAAAGGTGAGGATGTTACTCAGTTTATAAGTGATAACCCTATAGCATCTTTAAACGTATTGCTAGATTTAAATAGCGAGGTTACTAAAAAGTATGGAGTAGATTCATCACCTACTACCTATGTAATAGATAGAGATGGATATATATTTGCAAGATTTGCAAAAACTATTTCAAAGGATGAGCTTATAAGTACAATAAAGTCTGTACTATAA
- a CDS encoding PSP1 domain-containing protein has translation MITVVGVRFKKAGKIYYFDPDTIDIKKDDKVIVETARGLEFGDVVIGPRQVTEESIVAPLKKVIRVATEADINKNKENKIKQEEALSICLEKVVKHGLPMKLIDVEYTFDNSKIIFYFVADGRIDFRELVKDLASIFRTRIELRQIGVRDESKVIGGLGPCGRSMCCSSFLGDFEPVSIKMAKEQNLSLNPTKISGVCGRLMCCLNYEQETYVHIRKRLPKPSSIVSTPDGIGEVVENNVLKETLKVKVKADKDAFEIRQYDLKDVKMKKGEFEHIELSEEEIKKELKKLGDVDDVKSISNLLKE, from the coding sequence ATGATAACAGTTGTAGGTGTTAGATTCAAAAAAGCAGGTAAGATATATTACTTTGATCCTGATACAATTGATATAAAAAAAGATGATAAGGTTATAGTAGAAACTGCTAGAGGACTTGAATTTGGTGATGTTGTTATTGGACCAAGACAGGTTACTGAAGAATCAATTGTAGCACCTTTAAAGAAGGTTATTAGAGTGGCTACTGAGGCAGATATCAACAAGAACAAAGAGAATAAAATAAAGCAAGAAGAAGCTTTAAGTATTTGTCTTGAGAAGGTAGTGAAGCATGGACTTCCTATGAAGCTTATAGACGTTGAATACACCTTTGACAACAGCAAAATCATATTCTATTTTGTAGCAGATGGAAGAATAGATTTTAGAGAACTAGTTAAAGACCTTGCATCTATATTTAGAACGAGAATAGAACTTCGTCAAATAGGGGTTAGAGATGAATCCAAGGTTATTGGAGGGCTTGGTCCTTGTGGAAGAAGCATGTGTTGTTCAAGTTTCCTTGGAGATTTTGAGCCTGTATCAATAAAAATGGCAAAGGAACAAAATCTATCACTTAATCCCACTAAGATTTCAGGGGTATGTGGTAGACTTATGTGCTGTCTAAACTATGAACAAGAGACATATGTACACATAAGAAAGAGACTACCGAAGCCATCTTCTATAGTTTCTACTCCAGATGGAATAGGTGAAGTTGTTGAGAATAATGTTCTAAAGGAAACACTTAAAGTTAAAGTTAAAGCTGATAAAGATGCCTTTGAAATCAGACAGTACGATCTTAAGGACGTTAAGATGAAAAAAGGCGAGTTTGAACACATAGAACTTTCTGAGGAAGAAATCAAAAAAGAGCTTAAGAAATTAGGAGATGTCGATGACGTTAAAAGTATTTCTAATCTTTTAAAGGAATAG